In one Fodinicola acaciae genomic region, the following are encoded:
- a CDS encoding substrate-binding domain-containing protein, which yields MAAQLGRRGILLGGAVIGASALAACTSNEVAGGQQTSGTKVAAGDNGKPGAHITIGFSCPQADHGWIAAITKNAAAQAKLYSDVTFSPVEPTNDVAKQIAAIETLINKKVSVLVVLPNDGKQLTAIGRKAMDAGIPVVNLDRIFDTPLAYRTWIGGDNYGMGVSAGTYIGEKLKGKKDAVIAEVAGIDSLPLTQERSQGFKDALSRYGLKVTNRVAAQFTSSSGQQVTSNLLQAAPKIDALWNHDDDQGVGVLAAIKQANRNEFLMVGGAGSTDAMQVIKADNTPLKATVTYSPSMASSAISLARLIGQKKGMSDLVENEVPARITLASATITKENVDQYLALGFKS from the coding sequence ATGGCAGCACAGCTTGGCCGCCGCGGCATCCTGCTCGGCGGTGCCGTGATCGGCGCCAGCGCACTGGCCGCGTGCACGTCCAACGAGGTGGCCGGCGGCCAGCAGACCTCCGGCACCAAGGTCGCGGCCGGGGACAACGGCAAGCCCGGCGCGCACATCACGATCGGATTCTCGTGTCCGCAGGCCGACCACGGCTGGATCGCCGCGATCACGAAAAACGCCGCGGCACAGGCGAAACTCTACTCCGACGTGACGTTCTCACCGGTCGAGCCGACCAACGACGTGGCCAAGCAGATCGCCGCGATCGAGACGCTGATCAACAAGAAAGTCAGCGTGCTCGTCGTACTTCCCAATGACGGCAAGCAACTCACCGCGATCGGCCGCAAGGCGATGGACGCCGGCATCCCGGTGGTCAACCTGGACCGGATTTTCGACACACCGCTGGCATATCGCACGTGGATCGGCGGCGACAACTACGGCATGGGCGTGTCGGCCGGCACGTACATCGGCGAGAAGCTGAAAGGCAAGAAGGACGCCGTGATCGCCGAGGTCGCCGGCATCGACAGCCTGCCGCTCACGCAGGAACGCAGCCAGGGCTTCAAAGACGCGTTGTCCCGCTATGGTCTCAAGGTGACCAACCGGGTCGCGGCGCAGTTCACCTCGTCCAGCGGCCAGCAGGTCACGTCGAACCTGCTTCAGGCCGCACCGAAAATCGACGCGTTGTGGAACCACGACGACGACCAGGGTGTCGGCGTACTCGCTGCCATCAAACAGGCCAACCGCAACGAGTTCCTGATGGTCGGCGGCGCCGGCTCGACCGACGCGATGCAGGTGATCAAGGCAGACAACACACCGTTGAAGGCGACCGTCACCTACAGCCCCAGCATGGCGTCGTCGGCGATCTCGCTGGCGCGGCTGATCGGCCAGAAGAAGGGCATGAGCGACCTGGTGGAAAACGAGGTGCCGGCGCGGATCACGCTCGCCTCGGCCACCATCACCAAGGAGAACGTCGACCAGTATCTGGCGCTCGGTTTCAAGTCCTGA
- a CDS encoding NAD(P)-dependent oxidoreductase, with protein MPLRATLLGTGIMGAGMAANLAKAGLVTTVWNRSRDKAEAIGGVTVADTAEEAVRDADLVVTMLFDGDSVAEVMERALPEMRDDAIWLQTTTVGTDAIARLADMAAKRGVGFVDAPVMGTRQPAESGQLTVLAAGADETIAKAEPVFDAVGAKTVRLGTEVGAASRFKLVMNAWVVSLTTATAQSVAFCKAAGIDPQRFLDAIAGGPLDSGYAQAKGKAMIAGDFSPSFAVDGAAKDASLVAAALDECGADSTLATAVATLMRKAMDAGDPHDDMAAVLRAFQAVA; from the coding sequence ATGCCTTTGCGAGCGACATTGTTGGGGACCGGCATCATGGGGGCCGGCATGGCCGCCAACCTGGCCAAAGCCGGCCTGGTGACGACGGTCTGGAACCGCAGCCGCGACAAGGCCGAGGCGATCGGCGGCGTCACCGTCGCCGACACCGCCGAGGAGGCCGTACGCGACGCCGACCTGGTCGTCACGATGCTCTTCGACGGCGACTCGGTGGCCGAGGTGATGGAGCGCGCGCTCCCGGAGATGCGCGATGACGCGATCTGGTTGCAGACCACCACCGTCGGCACCGACGCCATCGCGCGGCTCGCCGACATGGCGGCCAAGCGCGGCGTCGGCTTCGTGGACGCGCCGGTGATGGGCACCCGGCAGCCGGCGGAGAGCGGCCAGCTGACCGTGTTGGCCGCCGGCGCGGACGAGACCATCGCGAAGGCCGAGCCGGTTTTCGACGCTGTCGGGGCGAAAACCGTGCGACTGGGCACCGAGGTCGGCGCGGCGAGCCGGTTCAAGCTGGTGATGAACGCCTGGGTCGTCTCGCTGACCACCGCGACCGCGCAGTCGGTGGCTTTCTGCAAGGCCGCCGGGATCGATCCGCAACGGTTCCTGGACGCGATCGCGGGCGGTCCGCTGGACAGCGGCTATGCGCAGGCCAAGGGCAAGGCGATGATCGCCGGCGACTTCTCGCCGTCCTTCGCCGTGGACGGCGCGGCCAAGGACGCGTCGCTGGTCGCCGCCGCCCTCGACGAGTGTGGCGCCGACTCCACGCTCGCCACGGCCGTCGCGACCCTCATGCGCAAGGCGATGGACGCCGGCGACCCACACGACGACATGGCTGCCGTCCTCCGCGCGTTCCAGGCCGTCGCATAG
- a CDS encoding ABC transporter permease gives MTDQAPPADERRRVEAQSVAAARPSHAVAMLGEAGWTRNLGLVVALAILSLVGVLTVDTFATTSNLLTVLKNASVIGVVTVGMTFVIMGGGIDLSVGSLIALASVWSTTVATQSFGAGGVWFCALTVGTVAGLINGFLIAYGRLVAFIVTLAMLVGARGLAQYISNQQTQVVKVDAINDLAASSVLGIPVLVLIMLAVFAAGWVLLNLTTFGRRTVAVGGNAEAARLAGIDVRLHTLLLYGLSGLCCGIAAVMLTAQANSGASTNGEFYELDAIAAVIIGGTLLTGGRGTLVGTFLGVMVFTVITNLFILNNLPTPIQNITKGAIIIAAVLLQRRGKSAATT, from the coding sequence GTGACGGACCAGGCGCCACCAGCCGACGAGCGGCGGCGGGTGGAGGCCCAGTCGGTCGCCGCAGCCCGGCCGAGCCACGCGGTCGCGATGCTCGGCGAGGCCGGCTGGACGCGCAACCTCGGCCTGGTGGTGGCGTTGGCGATCCTCTCGCTGGTCGGCGTGCTGACCGTCGACACCTTCGCCACCACGTCGAATCTGTTGACCGTACTGAAAAACGCGTCGGTGATCGGCGTGGTGACGGTCGGCATGACGTTCGTGATCATGGGTGGCGGCATCGACCTGTCGGTCGGCTCGCTGATCGCGCTCGCCTCGGTGTGGAGCACGACGGTCGCGACGCAGTCCTTCGGCGCCGGCGGTGTCTGGTTCTGCGCCCTGACGGTGGGCACGGTCGCCGGTCTGATCAACGGCTTTCTGATCGCGTACGGCCGGCTGGTCGCCTTCATCGTGACGCTCGCGATGCTGGTCGGTGCGCGTGGCCTGGCGCAGTATATTTCCAACCAGCAAACGCAAGTCGTGAAGGTCGACGCGATCAACGACCTGGCGGCCAGCTCGGTGCTCGGCATTCCGGTGCTGGTGCTGATCATGCTGGCGGTCTTCGCGGCCGGCTGGGTTTTGTTGAACCTGACGACCTTCGGCCGGCGTACCGTCGCGGTCGGCGGCAACGCCGAGGCGGCCCGGCTGGCCGGCATCGACGTACGGCTGCACACGCTGCTGCTCTATGGACTTTCCGGTCTGTGCTGCGGAATCGCGGCGGTGATGCTGACCGCGCAGGCCAACTCCGGCGCCAGCACCAACGGCGAGTTCTACGAGCTGGACGCGATCGCCGCGGTCATCATCGGCGGCACGCTGCTCACCGGCGGCCGCGGCACGCTGGTCGGCACCTTCCTCGGCGTCATGGTTTTCACCGTCATCACCAATCTTTTCATCCTGAACAACCTGCCGACCCCCATCCAGAACATCACCAAAGGCGCGATCATCATCGCCGCCGTGTTGCTGCAGCGCCGCGGCAAGTCCGCGGCGACGACGTAG